In one Streptomyces marincola genomic region, the following are encoded:
- a CDS encoding roadblock/LC7 domain-containing protein, whose translation MSQAAQNLNWLITSFVENTPGVSHTVVVSADGLLLALSEGFPRDRADQLAAVASGLTSLTAGASRIFEGGAVNQTVVEMERGFLFIMSISDGSSLAVLAHPEADIGLVGYEMALLVDRAGTVLTPDLRAELQGSLLN comes from the coding sequence ATGAGCCAGGCGGCGCAGAACCTGAACTGGTTGATCACCAGTTTTGTGGAGAACACTCCGGGGGTGTCGCACACGGTGGTGGTGTCCGCCGATGGTCTTCTTCTGGCGTTGTCCGAGGGGTTTCCGCGGGATCGTGCCGATCAGTTGGCGGCGGTGGCTTCGGGGCTGACGTCGTTGACGGCTGGTGCGTCGCGGATTTTCGAGGGTGGTGCGGTGAATCAGACGGTGGTGGAGATGGAGCGCGGGTTCCTCTTCATCATGTCGATCTCGGATGGTTCGTCGTTGGCGGTGCTTGCGCATCCGGAGGCCGATATCGGTCTGGTCGGTTACGAGATGGCGCTGCTTGTCGACCGGGCCGGCACGGTCCTGACCCCCGACCTGCGAGCGGAGCTCCAGGGAAGCCTGCTCAACTAG
- a CDS encoding DUF742 domain-containing protein: MATPPGGPYGNEYPPQPRSGRFNFPSAPSGGHRRPATEPQVAPVRESAPDPGARPTPPPGAGPPHQDGGPPPPERADWGAPARQPVRSRRAGEGEPPQPLVRPYAMTGGRTRPRYQLAIEALVSTTADPARLQGQLPEHQRICQLCYEVKSVAEVSALLAIPLGVARILVADLAEAGLVAIHQPGSDAEPGGQPDVTLLERVLSGLRKL, encoded by the coding sequence GTGGCAACGCCCCCAGGCGGACCTTACGGCAACGAGTACCCGCCGCAGCCACGCAGCGGGCGCTTCAACTTCCCCTCGGCGCCCAGCGGCGGACACCGGCGGCCCGCGACGGAGCCCCAGGTGGCACCCGTGCGCGAGTCCGCCCCGGACCCCGGGGCGCGGCCCACGCCGCCGCCCGGCGCCGGTCCGCCGCACCAGGACGGCGGACCGCCGCCGCCGGAGCGCGCCGACTGGGGCGCGCCGGCCCGGCAGCCGGTCCGGTCGCGGCGTGCGGGCGAAGGCGAGCCACCGCAGCCGCTGGTGCGTCCGTACGCGATGACCGGTGGCCGGACCAGGCCGCGGTACCAGTTGGCGATCGAGGCGCTGGTGAGCACGACGGCCGATCCGGCCCGGCTCCAGGGCCAGCTGCCGGAACACCAGCGGATCTGCCAGCTCTGCTACGAGGTCAAGTCGGTCGCCGAGGTGTCCGCGCTGCTCGCCATCCCGCTGGGGGTGGCGCGGATTCTGGTGGCCGATCTCGCCGAGGCCGGGCTCGTCGCCATTCACCAGCCGGGCAGCGACGCTGAGCCCGGCGGCCAGCCAGATGTGACGTTGCTCGAAAGGGTGCTCAGTGGACTTCGCAAGCTCTAA
- a CDS encoding GTP-binding protein has translation MDFASSNDAGLTAPARSTTSAKIVIAGGFGVGKTTFVGSVSEINPLRTEAVMTSASAGIDDLTHTAGKTTTTVAMDFGRITLDQDLILYLFGTPGQDRFWFMWDDLVRGAIGAIVLVDTRRLADCFPAVDYFENSGLPFVIALNGFDGHQPYSPDEVREALQIGPDAPIITTDARHRTESKSALITLVEHALMARLR, from the coding sequence GTGGACTTCGCAAGCTCTAACGACGCCGGTCTCACCGCGCCGGCCCGTTCCACGACCTCCGCGAAGATCGTGATCGCGGGCGGGTTCGGCGTGGGGAAGACCACGTTCGTGGGGTCGGTGTCGGAGATCAATCCGTTGCGGACGGAGGCGGTGATGACGTCGGCGTCGGCGGGGATCGACGACCTGACGCACACGGCGGGGAAGACCACCACGACGGTGGCGATGGACTTCGGCCGTATCACCTTGGACCAGGATCTGATCCTGTACTTGTTCGGTACGCCGGGTCAGGACCGTTTCTGGTTCATGTGGGACGACTTGGTGCGGGGTGCGATCGGCGCGATCGTGCTGGTGGACACGCGGCGGCTGGCGGACTGCTTCCCGGCGGTGGACTACTTCGAGAACAGCGGGCTGCCGTTCGTGATCGCGCTCAACGGCTTCGACGGCCACCAGCCGTACTCGCCCGACGAGGTGCGCGAGGCGTTGCAGATCGGCCCCGACGCGCCGATCATCACCACCGACGCACGGCACCGCACCGAGTCCAAGAGCGCGCTGATCACCCTCGTCGAACACGCCCTCATGGCACGCCTGCGCTGA
- a CDS encoding fumarylacetoacetate hydrolase family protein: MRIARFSIDGTVGFGVVEADPSQGGEPVLDIIKGHPFAEFERSGRRVPLSKVRLLPPVLPSKIVAVARNYAEHAGELGNAVPDVPMTFFKPSTSVVGHGDPIAYPSISSDVHHEAELAVVIGRMCRDVPRERAREVILGYTCANDLTARDVQRREGQWARAKGFDNSCPLGPWIETDLDPSDLAVMCTVNGEQRQLGRTGEMVRSVEDLIVHITESMTLLPQDVILTGTPAGVGPLHVGDEVAVTIEGIGTLTNKVVKRD, encoded by the coding sequence GTGCGCATCGCCAGATTCTCCATCGACGGAACGGTCGGATTCGGCGTGGTGGAGGCCGATCCGTCCCAGGGCGGGGAGCCGGTCCTCGACATCATCAAGGGCCACCCCTTCGCCGAGTTCGAACGGTCGGGCCGCCGGGTGCCCCTGAGCAAGGTCAGGCTGCTCCCGCCCGTGCTGCCCAGCAAGATCGTCGCCGTCGCCCGCAACTACGCGGAGCACGCCGGCGAGCTGGGCAACGCCGTCCCCGACGTCCCGATGACCTTCTTCAAACCCTCCACCTCCGTCGTCGGCCACGGCGACCCGATCGCCTACCCCTCGATCTCCTCCGACGTGCATCACGAGGCCGAGCTCGCCGTCGTGATCGGCCGCATGTGCCGCGACGTGCCGCGTGAGCGCGCCCGCGAGGTGATCCTCGGCTACACGTGCGCCAACGACCTCACCGCGCGGGACGTCCAGCGCCGGGAGGGCCAGTGGGCCAGGGCCAAGGGGTTCGACAACTCCTGCCCCCTCGGACCGTGGATCGAGACGGATCTCGACCCGTCCGACCTCGCCGTCATGTGCACGGTGAACGGCGAACAGCGGCAGCTGGGGCGCACCGGCGAGATGGTGCGCAGCGTGGAGGACCTGATCGTCCACATCACGGAGTCGATGACCCTGCTGCCCCAGGACGTCATCCTCACCGGCACCCCGGCGGGCGTCGGCCCGCTCCACGTCGGCGACGAGGTCGCCGTCACCATCGAAGGCATCGGCACTCTCACCAACAAGGTTGTCAAGCGTGACTGA
- the gltX gene encoding glutamate--tRNA ligase — MSSVTEVRVRFCPSPTGNPHVGLVRTALFNWAFARHHGGRLVLRIEDTDAARDSEESYEALLDSLRWLGLDWDEGPEVGGPHEPYRQSGRMDIYADVTRRLLAAGHAYRCYCSAEELETRREAARAAGRPSGYDGACRDLPAERIAAYEAEGRSPIVRFRMPDEPITFDDLVRGTLTFTPENVPDYGIVRASGAPLYTLVNPVDDALMGITHVLRGEDLLSSTPRQIALYRALADIGVGPGTVPAFGHLPYVMGEGNKKLSKRDPQSSLNLYRERGFLPGGLLNYLALLGWSLAEDRDVFTLDEMVAAFDIGAVNANPARFDLKKAEAINATHVREHLTVEEFTAACEPWLRAPHAPWKPEDYDPAAFAALAPLAQTRVTVLSDITDNVDFLFLDEPVRDEQSWQKAMKPGAREVLATARTLLGEAGEWTADALKAAVLAAGEAHGLKLGKAQAPVRVAVTGRTVGLPLFESLEVLGRERTLARVDAALARLTG, encoded by the coding sequence TTGTCAAGCGTGACTGAAGTTCGCGTCCGATTCTGCCCGTCCCCGACCGGGAACCCGCACGTCGGCCTCGTCCGCACCGCTCTCTTCAACTGGGCCTTCGCCCGCCACCACGGCGGCAGGCTCGTGCTGCGCATCGAGGACACCGACGCGGCCCGGGACTCAGAGGAGTCCTACGAGGCGCTGCTCGACTCGCTGCGCTGGCTCGGCCTCGACTGGGACGAGGGCCCGGAGGTGGGCGGGCCGCACGAGCCCTACCGCCAGTCCGGGCGGATGGACATCTACGCGGACGTCACGCGCCGCCTGCTGGCCGCGGGCCACGCCTACCGCTGCTACTGCTCGGCCGAGGAGCTGGAGACCCGCAGGGAGGCCGCGCGCGCCGCGGGCCGCCCGTCGGGGTACGACGGCGCCTGCCGGGACCTGCCGGCCGAGCGGATCGCGGCCTACGAGGCCGAGGGCCGCAGCCCGATCGTGCGCTTCCGGATGCCGGACGAGCCGATCACGTTCGACGACCTGGTCCGCGGCACCCTGACGTTCACCCCGGAGAACGTGCCCGACTACGGCATCGTCCGCGCCAGCGGCGCGCCGCTGTACACCCTGGTCAACCCGGTGGACGACGCGCTGATGGGCATCACGCACGTGCTGCGCGGGGAGGACCTGCTGTCCTCGACCCCGCGCCAGATCGCGCTGTACCGGGCGCTCGCGGACATCGGTGTCGGGCCTGGCACGGTCCCGGCGTTCGGGCACCTGCCGTACGTGATGGGCGAGGGCAACAAGAAGCTCTCCAAGCGCGACCCGCAGTCCTCGCTCAACCTCTACCGGGAACGCGGCTTCCTGCCCGGCGGCCTGCTCAACTACCTGGCGCTGCTCGGCTGGTCGCTGGCCGAGGACCGGGACGTCTTCACGCTGGACGAGATGGTGGCCGCGTTCGACATCGGCGCGGTGAACGCCAACCCGGCGCGTTTCGACCTGAAGAAGGCGGAGGCGATCAACGCGACGCACGTGCGGGAGCACCTGACGGTCGAGGAGTTCACGGCGGCCTGCGAGCCCTGGCTGCGTGCGCCGCACGCCCCCTGGAAGCCGGAGGACTACGACCCGGCGGCGTTCGCGGCGCTCGCCCCGCTGGCCCAGACCCGGGTCACGGTGCTGTCGGACATCACCGACAACGTCGACTTCCTGTTCCTGGACGAGCCCGTGCGCGACGAGCAGTCCTGGCAGAAGGCGATGAAGCCCGGCGCCCGCGAGGTGCTCGCCACCGCGCGCACGCTGCTCGGCGAGGCCGGGGAGTGGACGGCGGACGCCCTGAAGGCGGCCGTGCTGGCCGCGGGCGAGGCGCACGGCCTGAAGCTGGGCAAGGCCCAGGCCCCGGTCCGCGTCGCCGTGACGGGCCGCACCGTGGGCCTGCCGCTCTTCGAGTCGCTTGAGGTGCTGGGGCGCGAACGGACCCTGGCGCGCGTGGACGCGGCCCTGGCCCGGCTCACCGGCTGA
- a CDS encoding MerR family transcriptional regulator translates to MRLAELSERSGVPTATIKYYLREGLLTPGRRVTATQSDYDEEHVRRLRLVRALVHVGRVPVATAREVLTALEDETAPQSERLGTAVCALPHGPDRQPEDTAARAARETADEVVRRLEWHPAPRSPAHGMLVSALAALGRLGYPCGVDDVLPYGRVAEDIAAHELAVIDDIGAPTTQLEAAVALTVLYEPVLLALRRLAQGEEAARRFPG, encoded by the coding sequence GTGCGACTGGCCGAGCTGAGCGAACGCAGCGGTGTCCCGACCGCGACGATCAAGTACTACCTGCGCGAGGGGCTGCTGACCCCGGGGCGCCGGGTCACCGCGACGCAGTCCGACTACGACGAGGAGCACGTGCGCAGACTGCGCCTCGTGCGCGCCCTGGTGCACGTGGGCCGGGTGCCGGTGGCGACGGCGCGGGAGGTGCTGACGGCCCTGGAGGACGAGACGGCGCCGCAGTCCGAGCGGCTGGGCACGGCCGTGTGCGCGCTGCCCCACGGTCCCGACCGGCAGCCCGAGGACACCGCCGCGCGGGCCGCGCGGGAGACCGCGGACGAGGTGGTGCGCCGGCTGGAGTGGCATCCGGCGCCGCGCAGCCCGGCGCACGGCATGCTCGTGTCGGCCCTGGCGGCGCTCGGCCGCCTCGGCTACCCCTGCGGCGTGGACGACGTGCTGCCCTACGGGCGGGTGGCCGAGGACATCGCCGCGCACGAACTCGCGGTGATCGACGACATCGGGGCCCCGACGACGCAGCTGGAGGCGGCCGTCGCGCTCACCGTCCTGTACGAGCCGGTCCTGCTCGCGCTGCGGCGGCTCGCCCAGGGCGAGGAGGCCGCCCGCCGCTTCCCCGGCTGA
- a CDS encoding DUF4188 domain-containing protein, with protein sequence MTNGKSGGAMGEVIEGRMTAAAEGGVTVFLIGMRITRLRAVRSWWPVLMAMPRMLKELSRDAGSGLLGSRVVSGGPREMTVIQYWSSHEQLIAYASAADGEHRPAWAAFNRRLRAGRGRVGFWHETFVVPAGSHESIYVNMPAFGLGAATGVIPVGRRGERAAERLAR encoded by the coding sequence ATGACGAACGGGAAGTCGGGTGGAGCGATGGGCGAGGTGATCGAGGGGCGAATGACGGCGGCGGCCGAGGGTGGCGTCACGGTGTTCCTGATCGGGATGCGGATCACCAGGCTGCGGGCCGTGCGCAGCTGGTGGCCGGTGCTGATGGCGATGCCCCGCATGCTGAAAGAGCTGTCGCGGGATGCCGGCAGCGGACTGCTCGGCTCCCGGGTGGTGAGCGGCGGGCCGCGCGAGATGACCGTCATCCAGTACTGGTCCTCGCACGAGCAGTTGATCGCCTACGCGTCGGCGGCGGACGGGGAGCACCGGCCCGCCTGGGCCGCGTTCAACCGGCGGCTGCGGGCGGGGCGCGGGCGAGTGGGCTTCTGGCACGAGACGTTCGTCGTCCCGGCGGGGTCCCATGAATCGATCTACGTGAACATGCCGGCGTTCGGCCTCGGCGCGGCCACCGGCGTCATACCGGTGGGGCGCCGGGGCGAGCGTGCGGCCGAGCGCCTCGCGCGGTGA
- a CDS encoding IclR family transcriptional regulator codes for MDNSSGDSSGVGVLDKAALVLGALESGPATLAGLVGATGLARPTAHRMAVALEYHRLLARDMQGRFVLGPRLAELAAAAGEDRLLAAAGPVLTHLRDVTGESAQLYRRQGDMRICVAAAERLSGLRDTVPVGSTLPMKAGSAAQILLAWEEPERLHHGLQGARFTATALSGVRRRGWAQSIGEREPGVASVSAPVRGPSNRVVAAVSVSGPIERLTRHPGRMHAQALLEAAGRLTEALRRNG; via the coding sequence ATGGACAACTCTAGCGGCGACTCCAGCGGGGTGGGCGTACTCGACAAGGCTGCCCTGGTACTGGGAGCCCTGGAGTCCGGACCAGCCACGCTGGCCGGGCTGGTCGGGGCCACCGGACTTGCCAGGCCCACGGCGCACCGCATGGCCGTGGCCCTTGAGTATCACCGGCTGCTGGCCCGGGACATGCAGGGCCGCTTCGTACTCGGACCGCGACTGGCGGAGCTGGCCGCGGCGGCCGGCGAGGACCGGCTGCTGGCCGCGGCCGGTCCGGTCCTGACGCACCTGCGCGACGTGACCGGGGAGAGCGCCCAGCTCTACCGCAGGCAGGGCGACATGCGGATCTGCGTGGCCGCGGCCGAGCGGCTGTCGGGGCTGCGCGACACCGTGCCCGTCGGGTCCACCCTTCCGATGAAGGCGGGTTCCGCCGCGCAGATCCTGCTCGCGTGGGAGGAGCCGGAGCGGCTGCACCACGGCCTCCAGGGCGCCCGGTTCACCGCGACCGCGCTCTCCGGGGTGCGGCGCCGGGGCTGGGCCCAGTCGATCGGCGAACGCGAGCCCGGGGTCGCCTCCGTCTCCGCGCCCGTGCGCGGTCCCTCCAACCGCGTGGTGGCCGCCGTCTCCGTGTCCGGCCCCATCGAGCGGCTGACCCGCCACCCGGGCCGCATGCACGCCCAGGCCCTCCTTGAGGCGGCGGGGCGGCTCACCGAGGCGCTCAGGCGCAACGGCTGA
- the leuC gene encoding 3-isopropylmalate dehydratase large subunit, producing MGRTLAEKVWDDHVVRRVEGEPDLLYIDLHLLHEVTSPQAFDGLRKSGRRVRRTDLTIATEDHNTPTLDIDKPIADPVSRTQLETLRKNCAEFDVRLHPLGDAEQGVVHVVGPQLGLTQPGTTVVCGDSHTSTHGAFGALAFGIGTSQVEHVLATQTLPMAPFRTMAVTVRGELPDGVTAKDLILAVIARIGTGGGQGYVIEYRGEAIEKLSMEARMTICNMSIEAGARAGMIAPDETTFAYLEGRDHAPRGADWDAALAYWRTLRTDDDAVFDHEVVIDAAELAPFVTWGTNPGQGLPLSSSVPDPASFEDAGERLAAQKALEYMGLEPGVRLRDIAVDTVFVGSCTNGRIEDLRSAAAVLDGRRVAEGLRMLVVPGSVRVALQAVEEGLDKVFTAAGAEWRHAGCSMCLGMNPDQLSPGERCASTSNRNFEGRQGKGGRTHLVSPQVAAATAVLGRLASPADLADVPTPVEV from the coding sequence ATGGGACGGACACTGGCGGAGAAAGTCTGGGACGACCACGTCGTCCGGCGCGTCGAGGGGGAGCCCGATCTCCTCTACATCGACCTCCACCTGCTGCACGAGGTGACCAGCCCGCAGGCGTTCGACGGACTGCGCAAGAGCGGCAGGCGCGTGCGGCGCACGGACCTCACCATCGCGACCGAGGACCACAACACCCCGACGCTCGACATCGACAAGCCGATCGCGGACCCGGTGTCCCGCACGCAGTTGGAGACGCTCAGGAAGAACTGCGCGGAGTTCGACGTGCGCCTGCACCCGCTGGGCGACGCGGAGCAGGGCGTCGTGCACGTGGTGGGCCCGCAGCTCGGCCTGACCCAGCCCGGCACCACCGTGGTGTGCGGCGACAGCCACACCTCCACGCACGGGGCGTTCGGCGCGCTGGCGTTCGGCATCGGCACCAGCCAGGTCGAGCACGTGCTCGCGACCCAGACGCTGCCCATGGCGCCCTTCCGCACGATGGCGGTCACCGTGCGCGGTGAGCTGCCCGACGGGGTCACCGCCAAGGACCTCATCCTCGCGGTGATCGCCAGAATCGGCACCGGCGGCGGCCAGGGCTACGTGATCGAGTACCGGGGCGAGGCCATCGAGAAGCTGTCGATGGAGGCCCGCATGACCATCTGCAACATGTCCATCGAGGCGGGCGCCAGGGCGGGCATGATCGCTCCGGACGAGACGACCTTCGCCTATCTGGAGGGGCGCGACCACGCGCCGCGCGGCGCGGACTGGGACGCCGCGCTGGCCTACTGGCGGACGCTGCGGACCGACGACGACGCCGTCTTCGACCACGAGGTCGTCATCGACGCCGCGGAGCTGGCCCCGTTCGTCACCTGGGGCACCAACCCCGGCCAGGGCCTGCCGCTGTCGTCGTCCGTACCCGACCCGGCCTCGTTCGAGGACGCGGGCGAACGCCTCGCGGCGCAGAAGGCGCTGGAGTACATGGGCCTGGAGCCCGGCGTGCGGCTGCGGGACATCGCCGTCGACACCGTGTTCGTCGGCTCCTGCACCAACGGCCGCATCGAGGACCTGCGCTCGGCCGCCGCCGTCCTGGACGGCCGCCGCGTGGCCGAGGGGCTGCGGATGCTCGTGGTGCCGGGATCGGTCCGCGTCGCCCTCCAGGCCGTCGAGGAAGGGCTGGACAAGGTGTTCACGGCGGCCGGCGCCGAATGGCGGCACGCCGGGTGCTCCATGTGCCTGGGCATGAACCCCGACCAGCTCTCGCCGGGGGAGCGCTGCGCCTCCACGTCCAACCGCAACTTCGAGGGCAGGCAGGGCAAGGGTGGCCGCACCCACCTGGTCTCGCCGCAGGTCGCCGCCGCCACAGCGGTGCTCGGCCGTCTCGCGTCCCCGGCCGACCTGGCCGACGTCCCGACCCCCGTGGAGGTCTGA
- the leuD gene encoding 3-isopropylmalate dehydratase small subunit gives MEAFTTHTGRAVPLRRSNVDTDQIIPAHWLKKVTRDGFEDGLFEAWRRDPEFVLNQPERGGATVLVAGPDFGTGSSREHAVWALQNYGFKAVISPRFADIFRGNSLKNGLLTVVLPQPTVEALWELTETDPAVEITVDLVGRAVRAPGVEAAFDLDENARWRLLEGLDDISITLRNEDAIAAFETRRPSYKPLTKQAN, from the coding sequence ATGGAAGCGTTCACCACTCACACGGGCCGGGCCGTTCCGCTGCGCCGCTCCAACGTCGACACCGACCAGATCATCCCCGCCCACTGGCTGAAGAAGGTGACCAGGGACGGCTTCGAGGACGGGCTGTTCGAGGCCTGGCGCCGGGACCCGGAGTTCGTGCTGAACCAGCCGGAACGCGGGGGCGCCACGGTCCTCGTGGCCGGCCCCGACTTCGGCACGGGCTCCTCGCGGGAGCACGCCGTGTGGGCCCTCCAGAACTACGGCTTCAAGGCGGTCATCTCCCCCCGCTTCGCCGACATCTTCCGGGGCAACTCCCTCAAGAACGGCCTGCTGACCGTCGTCCTCCCGCAGCCCACCGTCGAGGCGCTGTGGGAGCTGACCGAGACCGACCCCGCCGTCGAGATCACCGTGGACCTGGTCGGGCGCGCGGTGCGCGCCCCGGGAGTCGAGGCCGCTTTCGACCTCGACGAGAACGCGCGCTGGCGACTGCTCGAAGGTCTCGACGACATCAGCATCACCCTGCGGAACGAGGACGCCATCGCGGCCTTCGAGACCCGCCGCCCCAGCTACAAACCCCTGACGAAACAAGCGAACTGA
- a CDS encoding SCO5555 family protein — protein MERDGQLELYDRVAARLRDAHRTVRALQVPEDVRQALTRKLLIITAATKHDLPGAARRLDRLMEDVDEGRLPEGRPAGEHDGSP, from the coding sequence ATGGAACGCGACGGTCAACTCGAACTCTACGACCGCGTCGCCGCTCGACTGAGGGACGCGCACCGTACGGTGCGGGCCCTGCAAGTGCCTGAGGACGTACGGCAGGCCCTCACCCGGAAACTGCTGATCATCACCGCGGCCACCAAGCACGACCTGCCTGGGGCCGCCCGCCGTCTGGACCGGCTGATGGAGGACGTTGACGAGGGGCGGCTTCCGGAGGGCCGACCGGCCGGCGAGCACGACGGAAGTCCGTGA
- a CDS encoding HU family DNA-binding protein: protein MNKAQLVEAIADKLGGRQQAADAVDIVLDAIIRAVVAGERVSVTGFGSFEKVDRPARYARNPQTGERVRVKKTSVPRFRAGQGFKDLVAGTKKLPKNDVAVKKAPKGSLSGGTTTKKATTKKATAKKASAAKKTTAKKASAAKKTTAKKAATAKKATAKKAPAKKTTAKKAPAKRGSSRTTTAKKATSRRK from the coding sequence GTGAACAAGGCGCAACTCGTGGAAGCGATTGCAGACAAGCTCGGTGGCCGCCAGCAGGCGGCCGACGCGGTCGACATCGTGCTCGACGCGATCATCCGGGCCGTGGTCGCGGGTGAGCGGGTGTCGGTGACGGGCTTCGGCTCGTTCGAGAAGGTCGACCGGCCCGCCAGGTACGCGCGGAACCCGCAGACCGGTGAGCGGGTGCGGGTCAAGAAGACCTCCGTGCCCCGCTTCCGCGCCGGCCAGGGTTTCAAGGACCTGGTCGCCGGGACCAAGAAGCTCCCGAAGAACGACGTCGCGGTGAAGAAGGCCCCCAAGGGCAGCCTCTCCGGTGGCACCACCACGAAGAAGGCCACCACCAAGAAGGCCACGGCGAAGAAGGCGTCCGCGGCCAAGAAGACCACCGCGAAGAAGGCGTCCGCGGCGAAGAAGACCACGGCCAAGAAGGCGGCGACGGCCAAGAAGGCCACCGCCAAGAAGGCGCCGGCGAAGAAGACCACGGCCAAGAAGGCACCGGCCAAGCGGGGATCGTCCCGGACGACCACCGCCAAGAAGGCCACCTCCCGCCGCAAGTGA
- the cofC gene encoding 2-phospho-L-lactate guanylyltransferase, producing MRDTRWSLIVPLKPLRLAKSRLAAVAGEELRPALALAFAEDMVTAALSCGAVGDVTVVTDDPTAARRLGRSGARIVPDGPGRGLNAALAYGARTVRAGAPAAAVAALNADLPALRAAELGRVLAAAAGHGRSFLADAAGVGTTLLAAAPGVALAPAFGGASRAAHLASGAVELALTDVPSVRQDVDTGADLRAALALGVGRRTAAGVRRLTESATSPA from the coding sequence ATGCGTGACACCAGGTGGTCGCTGATCGTGCCGCTCAAGCCACTGCGCCTGGCCAAGAGCCGGCTCGCCGCGGTGGCGGGCGAGGAACTGCGGCCGGCGCTGGCGCTCGCGTTCGCCGAGGACATGGTGACCGCCGCGCTGTCCTGCGGGGCGGTCGGCGACGTCACGGTCGTGACGGACGACCCGACGGCGGCGCGCCGGCTGGGGCGTTCGGGCGCCAGGATCGTGCCCGACGGGCCCGGGCGCGGCCTGAACGCGGCGCTGGCGTACGGCGCCCGCACGGTGCGGGCCGGCGCTCCCGCCGCCGCGGTGGCCGCGCTGAACGCGGACCTGCCGGCGCTGCGCGCGGCGGAGCTGGGGCGGGTGCTCGCGGCGGCGGCGGGGCACGGGCGGAGTTTCCTCGCGGACGCGGCGGGAGTCGGCACGACGCTGCTCGCGGCGGCACCCGGGGTGGCGCTCGCGCCCGCGTTCGGCGGCGCCTCGCGGGCGGCGCACCTGGCGTCCGGGGCCGTGGAACTGGCGCTCACGGACGTGCCGAGCGTGCGGCAGGACGTGGACACCGGCGCGGATCTGCGGGCCGCGCTGGCTTTGGGGGTGGGGCGGCGCACGGCGGCGGGTGTGCGCCGACTCACAGAGTCTGCAACGTCACCAGCGTGA
- a CDS encoding lysophospholipid acyltransferase family protein, with protein MSRRRIGFWYRLAAFLVKPPLLVLFNRDWRGMEHIPAEGGFITAVNHNSYLDPLSYAHFQYNTGRVPRFLAKVSLFHTGVLGAFMRGTGQIPVYRNTTDAADAFRAAVAAVHRGECVTFYPEGTLTRDPRLWPMEGKTGAARVALLTGAPVIPVAQWGAHEVMPPYARSRRLRLFPRRTLTVVAGPPVDLAEFLGKEPTAEVLRDATDAIMDAITVLLAGVRNEPVPAERFVHRGIAPERRGEISAPEEERAE; from the coding sequence GTGTCTCGCCGCAGAATCGGCTTCTGGTACCGATTGGCCGCATTTCTTGTAAAACCGCCGCTGCTCGTGCTCTTCAACCGGGACTGGCGTGGAATGGAGCATATTCCGGCGGAGGGAGGATTCATCACCGCGGTGAATCACAACTCCTATCTCGACCCGCTCTCCTACGCGCACTTCCAGTACAACACCGGCCGGGTCCCCAGATTCCTCGCCAAGGTCTCCTTGTTCCACACCGGCGTGCTCGGCGCGTTCATGCGCGGCACGGGTCAGATCCCCGTCTACCGCAACACCACCGACGCCGCCGACGCCTTCCGCGCCGCCGTGGCCGCCGTGCACCGCGGCGAGTGCGTCACGTTCTACCCCGAGGGCACCCTCACCCGCGACCCCCGGCTGTGGCCCATGGAGGGCAAGACCGGAGCCGCCCGCGTCGCGCTCCTCACCGGCGCGCCGGTCATCCCCGTCGCCCAGTGGGGCGCCCACGAGGTCATGCCGCCCTACGCCAGGAGCCGGCGGCTGCGCCTCTTCCCCCGCAGAACGCTGACCGTGGTGGCGGGACCGCCCGTGGACCTCGCCGAGTTCCTGGGCAAGGAGCCCACGGCCGAGGTGCTGCGCGACGCGACGGACGCGATCATGGACGCCATCACCGTGCTGCTCGCCGGGGTGCGGAACGAACCCGTGCCCGCCGAGCGTTTCGTCCACCGGGGCATCGCGCCCGAGCGGCGCGGCGAGATCAGCGCACCCGAGGAGGAGAGAGCGGAGTGA